In Merismopedia glauca CCAP 1448/3, a genomic segment contains:
- a CDS encoding DUF2887 domain-containing protein, protein MKTDSIFYRLFQEFPSIFFELIDLSPDEAVRYEFTSREVKQLAFRIDGLFLPTNEERSAFYLVEVQFQPDEILYHRLFAELFP, encoded by the coding sequence GTGAAAACTGATAGTATTTTTTATCGTTTGTTTCAAGAGTTTCCGAGCATTTTCTTTGAACTGATAGATCTTTCACCAGATGAAGCAGTTAGATACGAGTTTACTTCCCGTGAGGTCAAACAACTTGCTTTTCGGATAGACGGGCTATTTTTACCCACAAATGAAGAACGCAGCGCTTTTTATCTCGTTGAAGTTCAATTTCAGCCAGATGAAATACTTTATCATCGGCTATTTGCGGAACTATTTCCTTGA